One part of the Rattus rattus isolate New Zealand chromosome 14, Rrattus_CSIRO_v1, whole genome shotgun sequence genome encodes these proteins:
- the Zmynd11 gene encoding zinc finger MYND domain-containing protein 11 isoform X6, whose protein sequence is MQPFSRTAAPDKDWETETHDWYCFECHLPGEVLICDLCFRVYHSKCLSDEFRLRDSSSHWQCPVCRSIKKKHSNRQEMGTYLRFIVSRMKERAIDLNKKGKDSKHPMYRRLVHSAVDVPTIQEKVNEGKYRSYEEFKADAQLLLHNTVIFYGADSEQADIARMLYKDTCHELDELQLCKNCFYLSNARPDNWFCYPCIPNHELVWAKMKGFGFWPAKVMQKEDNQVDVRFFGHHHQRAWIPSENIQDITVNVHRLHVKRSMGWKKACDELELHQRFLREGRFWKSKNEDRGEEEAESSISSTSNEQLKATQEPRAKKGRRNQSVEPKKEVSCPPHSVQVAIERGKSLKVRSRQSSNIRHVKAQSPDSCRCGLLLDQHASAQSPSPEPEPETEAVSSSQEIPTMPQPIERVSVSTQTKKLSASSPRMLHRSTQTASDGVCQSMCHDKYTKIFNDFKDRMKSDHKRETERVVREALEKLRSEMEEEKRQAVSKAVANMQGEMDRKCKQVKEKCKEEFVEEIKKLAAQHKQLISQTKKKQWCYNCEEEAMYHCCWNTSYCSIKCQQEHWHAEHKRTCRRKR, encoded by the exons ATGCAGCCTTTCTCCAGGACAGCAGCCCCAGACAAG gactgggaaacagaaactcatGACTGGTATTGTTTTGAATGCCATTTGCCTGGAGAGGTGTTGATATGTGACCTGTGTTTTCGTGTGTATCATTCCAAGTGTTTGTCTGATGAGTTCAGGCTTAGAGACAGCAGTAGTCACTGGCAGTGCCCAGTTTGCAGG aGCATTAAGAAGAAGCACTCTAACAGGCAGGAGATGGGCACCTACCTGAGGTTCATCGTCTCCCGCATGAAGGAGCGG GCTATAGAccttaataaaaaaggaaaggacagtAAGCACCCGATGTACCGGAGACTGGTCCACTCAGCTGTGGACGTCCCTACCATACAAGAG AAGGTGAATGAGGGGAAGTACCGGAGTtatgaggagttcaaggctgacGCACAGCTGCTTCTCCACAACACAGTGATCTTCTATGGAG CAGACAGTGAGCAAGCGGACATTGCAAGGATGCTCTATAAAGACACGTGTCATGAG CTGGACGAGCTGCAGCTTTGCAAGAACTGCTTCTACCTGTCAAACGCACGGCCCGACAACTGGTTCTGCTACCCTTGC ATACCTAATCATGAGCTGGTTTGGGCTAAAATgaaaggttttgggttttggccAGCCAAAGTCATGCAGAAAGAAGACAATCAAGTTGATGTTCGCTTCTTTGGCCATCACCACCAGAG GGCCTGGATTCCTTCTGAAAACATTCAGGACATCACAGTCAATGTTCACCGACTGCACGTGAAGCGCAGCATGGGCTGGAAAAAGGCCTGTGATGAGCTGGAGCTGCATCAGCGGTTCCTCCGTGAAGGGAGGTTCTGGAAATCTAAGAATGAGGACCgaggtgaggaggaggcagaatcCAGTATCTCGTCCACCAGTAATGAACAG CTGAAGGCCACTCAAGAGCCAAGAGCAAAGAAAGGACGGCGTAATCAGAGTGTGGAGCCCAAAAAGGAAGTAAGTTGCCCGCCTCACAGTGTCCAGGTGGCAATCGAGAGAGGAAAGAGTCTCAAAGTACGCTCAAGACAGTCAAGTAATATCCGTCACGTTAAGGCCCAGTCTCCCGACTCCTGTCGTTGTGGACTGCTGCTCGACCAGCACGCGAGTGCACAGTCTCCATCCCCA GAACCAGAGCCAGAAACGGAAGCAGTAAGTTCCAGCCAGGAAATCCCCACAATGCCTCAGCCAATTGAGAGGGTGTCAGTGTCAACCCAGACCAAGAAGTTAAGTGCCTCTTCCCCGAGAATGCTGCACCGAAGCACTCAGACGGCGAGCGATGGCGTCTGTCAGAGCATGTGCCACGACAAGTACACCAAAATTTTTAATGACTTTAAAGACAGGATGAAGTCGGACCACAAGCGTGAAACCGAGAGAGTGGTCCGGGAAGCGCTGGAAAAG TTGCGTTctgaaatggaagaagaaaaaagacaagctGTAAGTAAAGCTGTAGCCAACATGCAGGGTGAGATGGACAGAAAGTGTAAGCAGGTGAAGGAAAAGTGCAAGGAAGAATTTGTAGAGGAGATCAAGAAGCTAGCAGCCCAGCACAAGCAGCTCATTTCTCAGACCAAGAAGAAGCAGTGG TGCTACAACTGTGAGGAGGAGGCCATGTACCACTGCTGCTGGAACACGTCCTACTGCTCCATCAAGTGCCAGCAGGAGCACTGGCACGCAGAGCACAAGCGCACCTGCCGCCGGAAGAGATGA